CATTATACTGAGTACCGTTTTGGGCTAGGTCGGCATAACCGACTATACCGCCATGGTTCAACGCCTGTACCTTAAAAGCGTTTACGCCACCACTATTAAGCCCGCCAGTGTGTAGGGCCTTTAGTAGGACTACATACTTCCCTTCACTCTCGGGTCGAATGGATTGGGTCATCGCCTCTTCCGGAATAGTGAACTCTCGATCAGGGCAGTTTGCCAGTTGACTAGAGAAATGAAAGAAAGGATTATTTTCACCTTCTCTCACTCCTAGCTCATTCACTTGAGCCCAACGAAAACTAGTCGGAGCGTTGGTATTAGTATCGACTCCGCTAGAACAGACATCACCGTTGATTAACCTGACCCTGTTACCACTGGCTTGATCAAAATAAAGCTTAAGCCATACTATCGGAGCATCAAGAGCATTTCCATTACCGTTCCTGGCTACCTCGACCCAGAAATTATTACCCCCTGGGCTGAAATCGGCCGGATTGGGCAGAATATTAACCGCATCGGCCTTGACTGGCTCGGGCTGCAAACTAACGAATGGACTAGTAAATAGACTAACCATAGCTAGAGCTAGCAAGACATCTTTTAAGTTCAGCTTAGCTTTCATCGAGAATACCCTCGAGCTCAGCGACTCTCGCTTGAGCCTGAGCTACCAAATAGTTACTCTCGCCAGTATCGACTGCCTCAGGTTCTGCCTGGGGTTCTAACAGCTCAATGTACCGCCGCTGGTAGTCTAGCTCCAGGGCAAACTGCTCTGTCTTTCGGGCAAGCTCGATCACTCCGCTGACCACAAACTCACTCTCTGTTAGACCGAGCTCTTCGGCTCCTTGATAACACTCGAGAGCAGCTGCATAATCTCCCTGTTCAAAGTATAGTCGGCCCAGCTCAGCCAGAAGGTAGCTTCGCTCCTCCGCTTGAGCGGTCTCCGTCTGGGCTGTATTCAATAGCTCGATTGCTCCGTCTAAATCACCAGCTGACCGTAGCTGTAGTGCCGTATCGATCTGTCTCTCGAAATCCGCTAATACAGCTGTATCCTGACCACCGTCCAGCACCGGCGCAGATTCGCTGTAGCGGCTATATAGCCCGTAGCCAGCCACACCGATAAGCACTACTATAGCCACACTGACTAGTATTATTTTGGATCTAATTATTTGTTTGATATCAGGCATGCCATGAACTATTCATTTTACTTTTAAGCTTATCCTTAAATATAGAGTTATTATGGGGTAATTGCAAGGTAGAAGACCGACCGGAATGATTACGCTTCAAGGCTATCCTCTAGGGTCTCTACTCGGCGTTCTATCTCCTTTATCAGGTCAGGGTCAGTGGCCTCAACTGCGCCGGAGATATCGAGGTAGCGACGATAAGTAGCCAGAGCTTTCTCCGACTCACCCGTTCGCTCCGCTAACCGTCCCACTTCCAGTAAAGCTCTCGCAAGCTCGAACTGCGTCTGGGCCTCGGCGTGAGCTATCTCGAATTGACGAAGCGCCAGCTCGTTCTTCTCTAACCCGCTATAGATTAAGCCGAGCTCGTAGTGTAGTTCATGTAACCAGTCTATATCCCGCCCTCGTTTAGTCTCGTTCTCAAGCAGAGTAATCGCAGCAAAGGTATCCCCTGAGTTAACCCGACGATAAGCCTCCCGCAGGACAGAATCAAGTGAAGCACCTGTCTGCTCACTCGCTTCCGTCGACAGTTGAGCTGTCGTATAGAGACGACCTACCACAACGGCAGCTGCTAAGAGGAGCACAGCACCTAAAGTGAGTAATGTCGGACGGCCGATACGTGAGAACCTCTTACCGACCGACTTTAACTTGTCTGCAGAAGCTAACTTGGGTAGCCTAATACGCTTATACCCTTTAACTAACGTTTGGAATCTCTGTTTCAGCTTCATAAACACATCACGAGGTTAGGTTTTATACTTAAGCGTTATTCTAGCCCAACAGATTGCCCAATAGCAAGCAGATAGGCTAGAATAAACAGATATGAGTCTATCTATCGGAATCGTCGGACTGCCTAATGTGGGCAAGTCCACGCTCTTCAACGCGCTTACTAGTAATAACGCCCTAGCGGCCAACTACCCCTTCGCCACCATCGAGCCAAACGTCGGTGTCGTGGGCGTGCCGGATGAGCGCTTGGATAAACTCGCCGGAGTCTACCCTGGAGCACCGATTGTACCGGCCGATGTCCATTTCACCGATATCGCCGGCCTGGTGTCCGGGGCCAGTACCGGTGAGGGATTAGGCAATCAGTTCCTCGCTAACATTCGTGAAACCGGCGCCATCGCCCACGTCGTGCGCACCTTTGCCGATAGCAACGTTACTCATGTGGCAGAAGATATCGATCCCGAACGTGACATCTCCACTATAAACACCGAGCTCGTCTTAGCCGATCTCGCTAGCGTCGAAAAAAGACTACGCTCGATAGCCAAGGCAGCCCGAGCTCAGCCGGCACTCAAGCGGGATATAACTATATTAGAAGAACTGTATCAAGCACTTGATAACGGGAAATTGATCACAAATTTTGTTCAAAATGGTGATGTAGGATTATACCTTGAAAAAGCCAAAGTTAGTCATGATACTCAAATTTTAGTCACTCAACTACTAACCGCTAAACCGATGCTCTACGTCTTCAACATTGATGAGCAGACTCTAACCAACGCCGCTAAAATGGCTAAACTGAGTGCCCTGGTTAGCCCTAGCCTAGCGGTCTTCATCTGCGCCCAAATCGAGGCCGAACTACAAGGACTAAGCGCAGAAGATGCTCGGGAAATGCTACAAGAATACGGTCAGCATGAATCCGGACTGAGTAAGTTAATTCACGCCGGCTTCGGCGCTCTAGGCTTGCAAAGCTTCTTTACAGCCGGTGAAAAAGAAGTCCGGGCTTGGACTATCCCCCAGGCGGCTACCGCCCCTCAAGCAGCCGGAGCCATCCACACCGACTTTGAGCGTGGCTTTATCGCCGCTGAGATCATCAACTGGGAAGACCTAGTAACGGCCGGCTCACGTGCGGCGGCCCGAACTAGCGGTAAACTCCGCACCGAAGGCAAAGACTACCAAATGCAGGATGGTGACGTAGCAGAGTTCCGCTTCAACATCTAGCCCTCCACTTCACGCAATCGCTCCATATAATAAAATTACAGTTAATTGTATGTTCGGGTGGGTTAAGACTTAAGTAGCTGGCTTTATAAGGTAGAAGCGCTCGATATTACCTTTAGCTCCGGCTACGGCGGAGTCGGCCTTATCTATGACTATGAATCCATGTTGCTTCAGCCAGAGCTCAAACTCCTTAAGGATCCGCCGCCGAATAGTATCGTTCTTAATCACCCCTTTGTGCTTACTGGCCTCAGCGACCCCTGCCTCAAACTGTGGCTTACACATAGCCATAATTATACCTTGCGGTGCTACAAACCTAGCGATATAGGGTAGGACTTGTCGCAAGGATATAAATGAGACATCGATAACGACGATATCGACTGTTTCTGGCAACTGAGCTACCCGAATATCGGTCTGCTCCATCACTACTACGCGTGAATTAGCTCGAATTCGCTCGTGCAGCTGGTTAGTCCCGACATCGACCGCATAGACTTTTGTAGCACCCTGTTGCAAGGCATAGTCACTAAAACCACCGGTAGAGGAGCCGACATCTAGCACCGTTTTTCTCTTAAAGTCTACTCCAAACTTAGCGTTAACCGAAGCCAGCTTAAGTCCAGCCCGGGAAACATACTGCATGGCCGCCTCCAGGCTGAGATCGGCCCCTGCATCTGTCTGCCAACCCGGCTTGTCTCGTCGTACCCCATCCACCCGGACCTTGCCGGCCATAATCAGCGCTGCTGCTTGAGTGCGTGATTCAGCTAGGCCACACTGGTGCACTAGATGGTCCAGACGTATCTTCATGCTCCCTACACCCGCTCGATGTAAGTACCAGTCCTAGTATCGATCCGGATCGTATCTCCTGCTGCGATAAAAAGCGGCACCTGGATATCGGCCCCAGTTTCAATCCGGCAACCCTTCATCACACTACCAGCACTGTCACCCTTAACGTTAGGATCAGCGCTCTCCACCACCACTTCCACCTTAATCGGTAGCTCCACTCCAGCCAACTCGTCGTTGATGTAGAGCAACTTCACTTCCTGTCCCTCCTGGAGATAGACCAGCTCTTCCACTACATTTTCTCGGTCCAAGCCGGTCTGCTCATAAGTATCGAGTCGCATAAAATGAGCTAACGCACCATCGCTATAGAGGTACTGGGCGGCAACTGGCTCTAAGTGAGCCGAAGCTATCTTTTCATTGCCCTTAAAGGTCTTGCTTAGAGTCGAGCCGTCGCGCAGATTCTTTAATTTTGTCCGCACTACCGCCCCTCCTCGCCCCATACTGGCATGGTCATAGCTCAACACTCGGTAGACGCTCCCGTCGAGCTCGATTAAAGTTCCTTTTTTTAGATCGGTAATACTATACATGGCAGATTAACTGCGCTCCAGAGCAATTACTCGGCTACAAACGGTAGTAGTGCTATATGGCGGGCGCGTTTAACAGCTTGGGATAGATCGTTCTGCATCTTTGCGCTCAAACCGGTCTTGCGGCGTGGCTCGATCTGACCAAACATGTTGGTGTAGCGCTGCAATGTTTTGACATCTTTATAGTCAAATACTTTGGGTGCTCTTCCGTGCTTCTTCGGCATATTTATCTCCTTGTTTAAGTTAAATCTTCTATCTTCTTAGGTCGATTAGAAAGGTATCTCACTGAGATCGACGTCGTCATCCTGGTCTTCGATCTGGGCACTCTTCTTCGGGGCCGAGCTGGCTTTAGCCTTGCTGCCACTCTCCGCTGCATCGCCTCCACCTTCACTACTAGGGCCATCGAGGAAATTGATGTCGCTAGCTACGATCTCGGTACGATAGTTCTTCTTCCCATCATCACCATCCCAAGATCGAGTTTGCAAACGGCCTACGATCATGACTCGCCGTCCCTTACTTAGATACTGGTCGGCTAGCTCAGCTAGTTTTGCCCAGGCTACTACGTTATGAAAGTCGGCCTGTTCTTGCTGATCACCGTTCTGGTCGGTCCAGACTCGGTTGGTTGCTACGGCAAAAGAGGCTACAGCACGACCACCAGAGGTGGTGCGTAACTCAGGATCCCGAGCCATATTACCTACGATTATTACTTGGTTGAAACTACGCGCCATCCTCATCCTCCTTATCCTTATCCTTAGTCTCTCGCTTATCCTCCCGCACCTCTTCTTCCGCTGGTGGTTCATAAACCACCACCTGGTGGCGTAAGACCTCATCGCTAAGACGTAAAGCTCGCTCTAACTCGGCCACTTTGCTCGTATCGAGGTCGATTACAAAGAATAAATAGACGGCAAAGGTCTGATTCTTAATCGGATAAGCTAGCTTACGCTTGCCCCAGTTATCACGTTTCACTACCTTCGCATCGACGCCATTTA
Above is a genomic segment from Candidatus Saccharimonadales bacterium containing:
- a CDS encoding tetratricopeptide repeat protein, with the protein product MKLKQRFQTLVKGYKRIRLPKLASADKLKSVGKRFSRIGRPTLLTLGAVLLLAAAVVVGRLYTTAQLSTEASEQTGASLDSVLREAYRRVNSGDTFAAITLLENETKRGRDIDWLHELHYELGLIYSGLEKNELALRQFEIAHAEAQTQFELARALLEVGRLAERTGESEKALATYRRYLDISGAVEATDPDLIKEIERRVETLEDSLEA
- the ychF gene encoding redox-regulated ATPase YchF, coding for MSLSIGIVGLPNVGKSTLFNALTSNNALAANYPFATIEPNVGVVGVPDERLDKLAGVYPGAPIVPADVHFTDIAGLVSGASTGEGLGNQFLANIRETGAIAHVVRTFADSNVTHVAEDIDPERDISTINTELVLADLASVEKRLRSIAKAARAQPALKRDITILEELYQALDNGKLITNFVQNGDVGLYLEKAKVSHDTQILVTQLLTAKPMLYVFNIDEQTLTNAAKMAKLSALVSPSLAVFICAQIEAELQGLSAEDAREMLQEYGQHESGLSKLIHAGFGALGLQSFFTAGEKEVRAWTIPQAATAPQAAGAIHTDFERGFIAAEIINWEDLVTAGSRAAARTSGKLRTEGKDYQMQDGDVAEFRFNI
- a CDS encoding TlyA family RNA methyltransferase, which produces MKIRLDHLVHQCGLAESRTQAAALIMAGKVRVDGVRRDKPGWQTDAGADLSLEAAMQYVSRAGLKLASVNAKFGVDFKRKTVLDVGSSTGGFSDYALQQGATKVYAVDVGTNQLHERIRANSRVVVMEQTDIRVAQLPETVDIVVIDVSFISLRQVLPYIARFVAPQGIIMAMCKPQFEAGVAEASKHKGVIKNDTIRRRILKEFELWLKQHGFIVIDKADSAVAGAKGNIERFYLIKPAT
- the efp gene encoding elongation factor P, which gives rise to MYSITDLKKGTLIELDGSVYRVLSYDHASMGRGGAVVRTKLKNLRDGSTLSKTFKGNEKIASAHLEPVAAQYLYSDGALAHFMRLDTYEQTGLDRENVVEELVYLQEGQEVKLLYINDELAGVELPIKVEVVVESADPNVKGDSAGSVMKGCRIETGADIQVPLFIAAGDTIRIDTRTGTYIERV
- the rpsR gene encoding 30S ribosomal protein S18 yields the protein MPKKHGRAPKVFDYKDVKTLQRYTNMFGQIEPRRKTGLSAKMQNDLSQAVKRARHIALLPFVAE
- the ssb gene encoding single-stranded DNA-binding protein; the protein is MRSYATRWWFMNHQRKKRCGRISERLRIRIRRMRMARSFNQVIIVGNMARDPELRTTSGGRAVASFAVATNRVWTDQNGDQQEQADFHNVVAWAKLAELADQYLSKGRRVMIVGRLQTRSWDGDDGKKNYRTEIVASDINFLDGPSSEGGGDAAESGSKAKASSAPKKSAQIEDQDDDVDLSEIPF
- the rpsF gene encoding 30S ribosomal protein S6; the encoded protein is MNQYEIAVLLHPDLEIDLEAPLKRLDDILNGVDAKVVKRDNWGKRKLAYPIKNQTFAVYLFFVIDLDTSKVAELERALRLSDEVLRHQVVVYEPPAEEEVREDKRETKDKDKEDEDGA